From one Verrucomicrobiota bacterium genomic stretch:
- the nth gene encoding endonuclease III, translating to MQPTPKFNSPFDQLAARAEFIHEMLEKLYPNLEIPLHHGSPFTLLVAVILSAQCTDARVNQVTPKLFAQAATPEAMSQLPLDVLENLIRPCGFFHTKAKNIQACAQMILEKFHGEIPDNFQELEQLPGVGHKTASVMMAHCFHQPAFPVDTHIRRLANRWGLVNSPNVVKVEQALKKIYPQQYWDGLHVRMIQFGRDYCPARGHKIERCPICRVLFIKNDIQPTM from the coding sequence ATGCAGCCTACCCCAAAATTCAACTCACCTTTCGATCAACTTGCAGCCCGTGCCGAATTCATCCACGAGATGCTCGAAAAGTTGTACCCAAACTTAGAAATTCCCCTTCATCACGGCTCGCCGTTTACCCTACTCGTCGCGGTTATCCTCTCGGCCCAGTGCACCGACGCGCGCGTCAACCAAGTGACGCCGAAATTATTCGCGCAAGCGGCAACGCCCGAAGCAATGAGCCAGCTGCCGCTCGACGTTTTAGAAAATCTCATTCGTCCGTGTGGATTTTTCCATACCAAGGCAAAAAATATCCAGGCTTGTGCACAAATGATACTGGAAAAGTTTCACGGCGAAATCCCGGATAATTTTCAGGAATTAGAACAACTTCCCGGCGTTGGGCATAAGACAGCGAGTGTGATGATGGCACATTGTTTTCATCAACCGGCCTTTCCCGTAGATACACACATTCGCCGGCTAGCCAATCGCTGGGGATTAGTAAATTCACCAAATGTCGTCAAAGTCGAACAAGCTCTGAAAAAAATTTACCCCCAACAATATTGGGACGGACTCCACGTTCGCATGATTCAGTTCGGCCGCGACTACTGTCCCGCCCGTGGACACAAAATTGAAAGATGTCCGATTTGTCGAGTGTTGTTTATAAAAAACGACATTCAACCTACTATGTAA
- a CDS encoding RluA family pseudouridine synthase: MATLTVPTDIIPDRCDKILAQLLKLPRSVIKSATAVPFERNGQKITPHDFVYPGDTIIYELPTIKAIAPAPVLELSILFEDEDLIVIDKPANIAVHPAPGFLGKTLVEYVLDHCPLSYLGEKDRPGVVHRLDKETTGCIVFAKSNRAFKQLSRDFAEHNIQKQYMCIIHGNPPLQTGTIEVPIGRKLSDKTRMAAMREGKYAKTTWVVRKRFKQYAWLDVRIWTGRTHQIRVHLSYKGWPIVGDTVYGSPSNKLSPNTFPRIMLHAESLTFSHPRIGLPITCTAPIPDDFTEVLRTLKPSP, encoded by the coding sequence ATGGCAACGCTCACCGTACCGACTGATATTATTCCCGATCGTTGCGATAAGATCCTGGCGCAACTGCTCAAACTACCGCGATCTGTCATTAAATCAGCAACAGCCGTTCCGTTTGAACGTAATGGTCAAAAAATCACACCACACGATTTTGTTTATCCGGGTGATACAATTATTTATGAGTTGCCTACGATAAAGGCAATCGCCCCAGCGCCCGTGTTAGAACTTTCGATTCTTTTTGAAGACGAGGATCTCATCGTCATCGATAAACCCGCAAATATCGCCGTCCACCCCGCTCCCGGTTTTTTGGGGAAAACGCTCGTCGAATATGTTCTCGATCACTGCCCTCTTTCCTATCTTGGCGAAAAGGATCGCCCGGGTGTTGTTCATCGTTTGGACAAAGAAACCACGGGATGTATCGTTTTTGCGAAATCGAACCGCGCGTTCAAACAGCTGAGTCGCGATTTTGCCGAACACAATATCCAAAAACAATATATGTGTATTATCCACGGAAATCCACCGCTCCAAACCGGTACGATTGAGGTTCCGATTGGCCGTAAACTTTCGGACAAGACGCGAATGGCGGCGATGCGGGAAGGGAAATACGCTAAAACGACCTGGGTTGTTCGTAAACGCTTTAAACAATATGCTTGGCTCGATGTGCGCATTTGGACGGGACGGACACACCAAATTCGCGTACACCTCAGCTATAAGGGTTGGCCTATCGTCGGCGACACGGTTTATGGTTCCCCTTCCAATAAATTATCCCCAAATACCTTTCCGCGGATCATGCTCCATGCGGAATCGCTAACATTTTCACACCCACGCATTGGCCTGCCCATAACCTGCACAGCACCAATTCCCGATGATTTCACTGAAGTATTGCGAACCCTAAAACCCTCGCCTTAA